The following coding sequences are from one Lycium ferocissimum isolate CSIRO_LF1 chromosome 3, AGI_CSIRO_Lferr_CH_V1, whole genome shotgun sequence window:
- the LOC132050066 gene encoding uncharacterized protein LOC132050066, with product MQKSLRRSHTWGKLAEFLKQRLFGNFLLLAAVPLHLGFLHNGDVMYHNKDKCAYDKAPNFGTFNKIVCSLPNVIQTDGPNSDKQASEKPSEEKITVVDENLQPMISLVMSMSKSLSLFPCILRHEAAGHGLTADGQSPTLAVLCIRY from the exons ATGCAAAAGTCGCTTCGGAGAAGCCATACGTGGGGAAAACTGGCAGAATTTCTAAAGCAGAGGCTCTTTGGTAATTTTCTGCTCCTCGCTGCAGTTCCTCTTCATCTAGGGTTTCTTCATAATGGAGATGTCATGTACCAC AACAAGGATAAATGTGCATATGACAAAGCTCCAAATTTTGGAACATTCAACAAAATTGTTTGTTCTCTTCCTAATGTCATTCAGACTGACGGCCCCAACTCAGACAAACAAGCATCGGAGAAGCCATCAGAGGAGAAGATAACTGTCGTCGATGAGAACCTCCAGCCTATGATAAGTTTGGTGATGTCCATGTCGAAGTCCTTAA GTCTCTTCCCATGCATTCTTCGTCACGAGGCTGCAGGACATGGTCTTACTGCAGATGGACAATCTCCAACTCTGGCAGTGTTATGCATCAGATATTAG